The Agromyces hippuratus genome has a window encoding:
- a CDS encoding 5-oxoprolinase subunit C family protein: MTRFTVEAPGALALVEDLGRPGLAHLGVARSGALDRAALALANRLVGNPDGAAGLEILMGGFRARFDDETWVAVTGAWGRVTLAGRPLAPYTAGRAVAGAVLEIGPAERGARYLLAVRGGVDEPAALGSRSRDTLSAIGPAPVAAGRVLEIGAAPAASVPLLDREAAFPPTAGAATLALLPGPRADWFTDAARAALFDTGWRLSEQADRVGARLVGPGLERQATGELASEATVPGSIQVAGDGRPTILLADRPVTGGYPVIAIVAPASLDAVAQLRPGQEVRFRHG, from the coding sequence ATGACCCGGTTCACCGTCGAGGCGCCGGGTGCGCTCGCGCTCGTCGAGGACCTGGGCAGGCCTGGGCTCGCGCACCTCGGGGTCGCGAGGTCGGGCGCGCTCGATCGGGCGGCCCTCGCCCTCGCGAACCGGCTCGTCGGCAACCCCGACGGCGCCGCGGGGCTCGAGATCCTGATGGGCGGGTTCCGTGCCCGATTCGACGACGAGACCTGGGTCGCCGTCACGGGTGCCTGGGGCCGCGTGACCCTCGCGGGCCGGCCGCTCGCACCGTACACCGCCGGTCGCGCGGTCGCGGGGGCGGTGCTCGAGATCGGCCCGGCCGAACGCGGTGCGCGGTACCTGCTCGCGGTGCGCGGCGGCGTCGACGAGCCGGCGGCGCTCGGCTCCCGCTCGCGCGACACGCTGTCGGCGATCGGCCCGGCACCCGTGGCCGCGGGGCGCGTGCTCGAGATCGGCGCGGCGCCCGCGGCATCCGTGCCCCTGCTCGATCGCGAGGCCGCCTTCCCGCCGACGGCGGGTGCGGCGACCCTCGCGCTGCTGCCCGGGCCGAGGGCCGACTGGTTCACGGATGCCGCGCGCGCCGCGCTCTTCGACACCGGCTGGCGTCTCTCGGAGCAGGCCGACCGGGTCGGCGCCCGGCTCGTCGGCCCGGGGCTCGAACGGCAGGCGACCGGTGAGCTCGCGAGCGAGGCCACCGTGCCGGGCTCGATCCAGGTCGCGGGCGACGGCAGGCCGACGATCCTGCTCGCCGACCGCCCGGTCACCGGCGGCTATCCCGTCATCGCGATCGTCGCGCCGGCCTCGCTCGACGCCGTCGCCCAGCTCCGCCCCGGCCAGGAGGTGCGGTTCCGGCACGGGTGA
- a CDS encoding spermidine synthase, translating to MSELERRLAVSGHLARLEESRQSPGSWTLYVDGTPQSHVELDRPDWLGFEYVRRIGHAVDLVRPEGQPITAVHLGGGALTLPRYVAATRPGSRQQVVELESDLVEFVREHLPLPRGAQVRVRHGDAREVLAKLPAGLDGAVDIAIVDIFAGARTPAHVTSAEFYGLVSPRLAPGGIVAVNVADGAGLAFARSQAATLAHVFEHLAIAADTSMLKGRRFGNVVMYASHDELPFAGLPRRLASDPSPAKLVDGEELRRFIAGAPVVTDATAVPSPPPARSVFLSKP from the coding sequence GTGTCAGAGCTCGAACGCCGTCTCGCCGTCAGCGGCCACCTCGCCCGGCTCGAGGAGTCGCGCCAGTCCCCGGGCTCGTGGACCCTCTACGTCGACGGCACCCCGCAGTCGCACGTCGAACTCGACCGCCCCGACTGGCTCGGCTTCGAGTACGTGCGACGCATCGGGCACGCGGTCGACCTCGTGCGGCCCGAGGGGCAGCCGATCACGGCGGTGCACCTCGGCGGCGGGGCGCTCACGCTCCCCCGCTACGTGGCGGCGACCCGGCCGGGCTCCCGGCAGCAGGTGGTCGAGCTCGAGTCCGACCTCGTCGAGTTCGTGCGCGAGCACCTGCCGCTGCCCCGCGGCGCGCAGGTGCGGGTGCGCCATGGCGACGCCCGCGAGGTGCTCGCGAAGCTGCCGGCGGGCCTCGACGGCGCCGTCGACATCGCGATCGTCGACATCTTCGCTGGCGCACGCACTCCCGCGCATGTGACGAGCGCCGAGTTCTACGGCCTCGTCTCGCCGCGGCTCGCTCCCGGCGGCATCGTTGCGGTCAACGTCGCCGACGGCGCCGGTCTCGCGTTCGCCCGGTCGCAGGCAGCGACCCTCGCCCACGTCTTCGAGCACCTCGCGATCGCCGCCGACACCTCGATGCTGAAGGGCCGCCGCTTCGGCAACGTCGTGATGTACGCCTCGCACGACGAGCTGCCCTTCGCGGGCCTGCCCCGCCGCCTCGCGAGCGACCCGTCGCCGGCGAAGCTCGTCGACGGTGAAGAGCTCCGCCGGTTCATCGCCGGCGCCCCCGTCGTGACCGATGCCACGGCGGTGCCGTCGCCCCCGCCCGCGCGCTCGGTGTTCCTCTCGAAGCCCTGA
- a CDS encoding spermidine synthase — MARHIEFEADVFSKHGLTLLVDGTAQSHVDPLDPTHLFFEYTRRIGHVIDASGTTDAPPRVLHLGGGALTLARYVAATRPGASQLVVELDRELLDAVLERLPLPEGAHVDPVVGDAASVIVTLDGGFDLVIVDLYANLQAPAFVATVEFMGGCLRLLSPGGVLAVNVADAAGLGRLRDQARAIARAAPAAALLVAGDPTVLSGAEEGNAVLVAAPDGLPHGLRERLLAHGPHPAEVLDGDRLDFVLWGAC, encoded by the coding sequence ATGGCGCGGCACATCGAGTTCGAGGCGGATGTCTTCTCGAAGCACGGGTTGACCCTGCTCGTCGACGGCACCGCGCAGTCGCACGTCGACCCGCTCGACCCGACCCACCTGTTCTTCGAGTACACGCGTCGCATCGGCCACGTCATCGACGCGTCGGGCACGACCGATGCGCCCCCGCGGGTGCTGCACCTCGGCGGCGGCGCGCTCACGCTCGCCCGCTACGTCGCTGCGACCCGCCCCGGGGCCTCGCAACTCGTGGTCGAGCTCGACCGCGAACTACTCGACGCCGTGCTCGAGCGACTCCCGCTGCCGGAGGGCGCGCACGTCGACCCCGTCGTCGGCGACGCGGCATCCGTCATCGTGACCCTCGACGGCGGGTTCGACCTCGTCATCGTCGACCTCTACGCGAACCTGCAGGCGCCGGCGTTCGTGGCGACGGTCGAGTTCATGGGCGGATGCCTCCGGCTCCTGTCACCCGGCGGGGTGCTCGCCGTCAACGTGGCCGATGCCGCGGGGCTCGGCCGGCTCCGCGACCAGGCTCGCGCGATCGCACGGGCCGCCCCCGCGGCAGCGCTCCTCGTCGCGGGCGATCCGACCGTGCTGTCGGGCGCCGAGGAGGGCAACGCCGTGCTCGTCGCCGCGCCCGACGGGCTGCCGCACGGCCTCCGCGAACGGCTGCTCGCCCATGGCCCGCATCCGGCCGAGGTGCTCGACGGCGACCGGCTCGACTTCGTGCTCTGGGGCGCCTGCTGA
- a CDS encoding ROK family transcriptional regulator — MEPGTHEHRVGALRRANTARCALQLRDHGPAAVSELARATGLSRPTVEAALADLAARGLVATDETNGHRGAGRPARVSRFVGGAGYVAGVDVGIAGMRVILADLSGTVAARIEHQGPVPRDGSARIEAVRLLVAEALRLADAPAHRLIFAHIGVTGLVRADGRIWISHGFADWEGVDVGGKLAALLGCPVTLDNDVNLAALAEQRLGSARLADDMIFLLIGSQISAGLVLDGRLRRGSHNAAGELGDASLRVPLDERGHLLWRTASTARGVFELADAGDAEAVAEVDAFIAGIADTVVVLAQTIDPDLVVIGGPMSRAGDRLVKPLDAAVAGLVSLPFAPTIVASRLGIDSIAFGALSRAFDLSSELVYGVHEVPMPALRRPDGGDALDSNGKDFEW, encoded by the coding sequence ATGGAGCCCGGCACGCACGAGCACCGCGTCGGCGCACTGCGCCGTGCGAACACGGCGCGCTGCGCCCTTCAGCTGCGCGACCACGGCCCTGCCGCGGTCTCCGAGCTCGCACGCGCCACCGGCCTCTCCCGGCCCACGGTCGAAGCGGCGCTCGCCGATCTCGCGGCGCGGGGCCTCGTCGCGACCGACGAGACGAACGGGCACCGCGGCGCCGGCCGTCCGGCCCGGGTCTCCCGCTTCGTCGGCGGTGCCGGCTACGTCGCGGGCGTCGATGTCGGCATCGCCGGTATGCGGGTCATCCTCGCCGACCTCTCGGGCACCGTGGCCGCTCGCATCGAGCACCAGGGACCCGTGCCGCGAGACGGCAGTGCACGCATCGAGGCCGTGCGCCTGCTCGTCGCCGAGGCGCTCCGCCTCGCCGACGCCCCCGCCCACCGGCTCATCTTCGCCCACATCGGCGTCACCGGCCTCGTACGCGCCGACGGTCGCATCTGGATCTCCCACGGCTTCGCCGACTGGGAGGGCGTCGACGTCGGCGGCAAGCTCGCCGCCCTCCTCGGCTGCCCGGTCACGCTCGACAACGACGTGAACCTCGCCGCGCTCGCCGAGCAGCGGCTCGGCTCGGCTCGGCTCGCCGACGACATGATCTTCCTGCTCATCGGCAGCCAGATCTCCGCGGGACTCGTGCTCGACGGCCGGCTGCGCCGCGGCAGCCACAACGCCGCGGGCGAACTCGGCGATGCGAGTCTCCGGGTTCCCCTCGACGAGCGCGGACACCTGCTCTGGCGCACCGCGTCGACCGCACGCGGGGTCTTCGAACTGGCCGATGCGGGCGATGCCGAGGCCGTGGCGGAGGTCGACGCGTTCATCGCGGGCATCGCCGACACGGTGGTCGTGCTCGCCCAGACGATCGACCCAGACCTCGTGGTCATCGGCGGCCCGATGTCGCGCGCCGGCGACCGGCTCGTGAAGCCGCTCGACGCGGCGGTCGCCGGGCTCGTCTCGTTGCCGTTCGCACCGACGATCGTGGCATCGCGACTCGGCATCGACTCGATCGCCTTCGGCGCCCTCTCGCGGGCGTTCGACCTCAGCTCGGAGCTCGTCTACGGAGTCCACGAGGTGCCCATGCCGGCGCTGCGTCGGCCCGACGGCGGCGATGCGCTCGACTCCAATGGAAAGGACTTCGAATGGTGA
- a CDS encoding LamB/YcsF family protein, with translation MPAENDANSIDLNSDLGESFGAWRLGDDAAMFALVSSANIACGFHAGDPVTMLASARLAAGHGVALGAHPGYRDLAGFGRRALDTSPVEIAAELLVQLGALDGIARAAGTKVRYVKAHGALYHRLASDHSAAHAFVEALAAFDPALTVLGPPSGAIARGADAAGLRYAREAFVDRGYAADGSLLPRGEPGAVVDDPAAASDRALEIAETGGITADDGSRVELDADSLCLHGDTPGAVAIARAVRTALERAGFQIEAFA, from the coding sequence ATGCCCGCCGAGAACGATGCGAACAGCATCGACCTGAACAGCGACCTCGGAGAGTCCTTCGGGGCGTGGCGCCTCGGCGACGATGCGGCGATGTTCGCCCTCGTGTCGAGCGCCAACATCGCCTGCGGGTTCCACGCGGGCGACCCGGTCACGATGCTCGCGAGCGCTCGTCTCGCCGCCGGGCACGGCGTCGCGCTCGGTGCGCATCCCGGCTACCGCGACCTCGCGGGGTTCGGCCGGCGTGCGCTCGACACGAGTCCGGTCGAGATCGCCGCCGAGCTCCTCGTGCAGCTCGGCGCGCTCGACGGCATCGCCCGCGCAGCCGGCACCAAGGTGCGCTACGTCAAGGCGCACGGCGCGCTCTACCACCGGCTCGCCTCCGACCACTCGGCCGCCCACGCCTTCGTCGAGGCCCTCGCCGCCTTCGACCCCGCACTCACCGTGCTCGGGCCGCCGTCGGGCGCGATCGCGAGGGGCGCGGATGCCGCCGGCCTCCGCTACGCCCGCGAGGCCTTCGTCGACCGGGGCTACGCGGCCGACGGCTCCCTCCTGCCCCGAGGCGAGCCGGGCGCCGTGGTCGACGATCCCGCCGCGGCATCCGATCGGGCGCTCGAGATCGCCGAGACCGGAGGCATCACCGCCGACGACGGCAGCCGGGTCGAGCTCGACGCCGACTCGCTGTGCCTGCACGGCGACACCCCCGGCGCCGTCGCGATCGCACGGGCGGTGCGCACCGCGCTCGAACGGGCGGGGTTCCAGATCGAGGCGTTCGCGTGA
- a CDS encoding NAD(P)-dependent alcohol dehydrogenase, translated as MTVVTAYAYAAPSEAAPLERTRIERRALGPNDVRIDIAYAGICHSDIHTVRGDWGSQHYPLAPGHEIAGIVAEIGDAVTRHAVGDRVGVGCMVNSCGQCRNCLRGDEQFCVDGPVFTYGSADRDGTVTQGGYSEQVVVTESFVVRIPEALALDVAAPLLCAGITTYSPLRRWKVGPGTRVAVVGLGGLGHMGVQFAHALGAEVTVLSQTLSKQDDGLRLGADHYRATSDPATFTELRGSFDVILNTVSAVIDLDAYLSLLDAGAAMVCVGAPGEPLEVGVMSLIGGNKTLAGSNIGGIRETQEMLDFCAEHGIRAEIEVIPASEINTAYERVLASDVRYRFVIDAATFRD; from the coding sequence ATGACCGTCGTCACCGCATACGCCTACGCCGCGCCGAGCGAGGCCGCTCCGCTCGAGCGCACCCGCATCGAGCGCCGCGCGCTCGGGCCGAACGATGTGCGCATCGACATCGCGTACGCCGGCATCTGCCACTCGGACATCCACACGGTGCGCGGCGACTGGGGGTCGCAGCACTACCCGCTCGCCCCCGGCCACGAGATCGCCGGCATCGTCGCCGAGATCGGCGACGCGGTGACGCGGCACGCCGTCGGCGACCGGGTCGGCGTCGGCTGCATGGTGAACTCGTGCGGGCAGTGCCGCAACTGCCTCCGCGGCGACGAGCAGTTCTGCGTGGACGGTCCGGTCTTCACCTACGGCAGTGCCGACCGCGACGGCACCGTCACCCAGGGCGGTTACTCCGAGCAGGTCGTCGTGACCGAGTCGTTCGTGGTGCGCATTCCCGAGGCCCTCGCCCTCGATGTCGCCGCACCGCTGCTGTGCGCCGGCATCACCACCTACTCACCGCTGCGGCGCTGGAAGGTCGGCCCCGGCACGCGCGTCGCGGTCGTCGGGCTCGGCGGCCTCGGGCACATGGGCGTGCAGTTCGCGCACGCACTCGGTGCCGAGGTGACGGTGCTGTCCCAGACGCTGAGCAAGCAGGACGACGGGCTGCGCCTCGGCGCCGACCACTACCGCGCGACCTCCGACCCGGCGACGTTCACCGAGCTCCGCGGCTCGTTCGATGTCATCCTCAACACGGTCAGCGCCGTGATCGACCTCGACGCGTACCTGTCGCTCCTCGACGCCGGCGCGGCGATGGTGTGCGTCGGCGCGCCCGGCGAGCCGCTCGAGGTCGGCGTGATGTCGCTCATCGGCGGCAACAAGACCCTGGCCGGCTCCAACATCGGCGGCATCCGCGAAACGCAGGAGATGCTCGACTTCTGCGCGGAGCACGGTATCCGCGCCGAGATCGAGGTGATCCCGGCATCGGAGATCAACACCGCCTACGAGCGCGTGCTCGCCTCCGACGTGCGGTACCGCTTCGTCATCGACGCGGCCACCTTCCGCGACTGA
- a CDS encoding 5-oxoprolinase subunit B family protein, whose translation MSRRLLPSGDAALLVECDSLDEVLALHDALAAEPPVGLVELVPAARTILVAVDPERLPLESAATWVRRIPAEAAARRSGHVADEVTVDVVYDGDDLRSAAALLGVSTEALVARHQAVEWRVAFIGFAPGFGYLVSDDWPFEVPRLDAPRPRVPSGAVALAGAFAGVYPRQSPGGWRVIGRTDAPLWDPAAESPALFAPGRRVRFRETGRP comes from the coding sequence GTGAGCCGCCGCCTGCTGCCGAGCGGCGATGCCGCCCTGCTCGTGGAGTGCGACAGCCTCGACGAGGTGCTCGCGCTGCACGATGCGCTCGCGGCCGAGCCGCCGGTCGGCCTCGTCGAACTCGTGCCCGCGGCGCGCACGATCCTCGTCGCCGTCGACCCCGAGCGCCTGCCGCTCGAGTCGGCCGCGACGTGGGTGCGGCGCATCCCGGCCGAGGCCGCGGCCCGCAGGTCGGGCCACGTCGCCGACGAGGTGACCGTCGACGTCGTGTACGACGGCGACGACCTCCGGAGTGCCGCCGCCCTCCTCGGCGTCTCGACCGAGGCCCTCGTCGCCCGGCACCAGGCCGTCGAATGGCGGGTCGCGTTCATCGGCTTCGCGCCGGGGTTCGGCTATCTCGTGAGCGACGACTGGCCGTTCGAGGTGCCGAGGCTCGATGCGCCGCGCCCCAGAGTGCCCTCAGGGGCCGTCGCACTCGCCGGGGCCTTCGCCGGGGTCTACCCGCGCCAGAGTCCGGGCGGCTGGCGAGTCATCGGTCGCACGGATGCGCCGCTCTGGGACCCCGCCGCGGAGTCGCCGGCGCTCTTCGCACCGGGGCGCCGGGTGCGTTTCCGGGAGACCGGTCGGCCATGA
- a CDS encoding Gfo/Idh/MocA family protein — MVNTDGPGHPLRLAVIGCGARSNLAQHAPASGLGEIVALVDPDAAAIARGREALSATADAFASTAELLASGLAIDGAFVLTPDDTHAEVAIDLLSAGIAVYVEKPLATTTEDADAVLEAAIGAGAKLYVGHNMRHMAVIRTMRDAIARGEIGEVKAVWCRHFVGNGGDYYFKDWHAERARSNGLLLQKGAHDIDVIHWLAGGYTTRVVGMGGDTLYGGIADRRDNSDRTMPEWFSLDNWPPLEQRELNPVIDVEDLSMVLMHLDNGVYASYEQCHYTPDYWRNYTVIGTKGRLENFGDTDGGVVRVWNERRVYRPEGDLEHPIVGDEGGHGDADLRTVTEFLRFVREGIPTETSPIAARHAVATAAAATDSLRNSSEPRDVPALPSGAVGYFEGAGDPVGAAHTAPTGG, encoded by the coding sequence ATGGTGAACACCGACGGGCCGGGGCATCCGCTCCGACTTGCCGTGATCGGATGCGGCGCGAGGTCGAACCTCGCGCAGCACGCCCCGGCCTCCGGCCTCGGCGAGATCGTCGCGCTGGTCGACCCCGACGCGGCGGCGATCGCTCGCGGCCGGGAAGCGCTGTCGGCGACCGCCGACGCCTTCGCGAGCACCGCCGAGCTGCTCGCGTCCGGGCTCGCCATCGACGGGGCATTCGTGCTCACGCCCGATGACACGCACGCCGAGGTCGCCATCGACCTGCTCAGCGCGGGTATCGCGGTGTACGTCGAGAAGCCGCTCGCCACCACCACCGAAGACGCCGATGCCGTGCTCGAGGCCGCGATCGGCGCCGGCGCGAAGCTCTACGTGGGCCACAACATGCGTCACATGGCGGTCATCCGCACGATGCGCGACGCCATCGCGCGCGGCGAGATCGGCGAGGTCAAGGCCGTCTGGTGCCGCCACTTCGTCGGCAACGGCGGCGACTACTACTTCAAGGACTGGCATGCCGAGCGGGCGAGGTCGAACGGCCTGCTGCTGCAGAAGGGCGCGCACGACATCGACGTCATCCACTGGCTCGCGGGCGGCTACACGACCCGAGTGGTCGGCATGGGCGGGGACACCCTCTACGGAGGCATCGCCGATCGGCGCGACAACTCCGACCGCACGATGCCCGAGTGGTTCAGCCTCGACAACTGGCCGCCGCTCGAGCAGCGAGAGCTCAACCCGGTGATCGACGTCGAAGACCTGTCGATGGTGCTCATGCACCTCGACAACGGGGTCTACGCCTCGTACGAGCAGTGCCACTACACGCCCGACTACTGGCGCAACTACACCGTCATCGGCACGAAGGGCCGCCTCGAGAACTTCGGCGACACCGACGGCGGCGTCGTGCGGGTCTGGAACGAGCGCCGCGTCTACCGACCGGAGGGCGACCTGGAGCACCCCATCGTCGGCGACGAGGGCGGACACGGCGATGCCGACCTCCGCACGGTCACCGAGTTCCTCCGCTTCGTGCGCGAGGGCATCCCCACCGAGACCTCGCCCATCGCCGCGCGTCACGCGGTCGCGACGGCGGCCGCGGCGACGGACTCGCTTCGAAACTCGTCGGAACCCCGTGATGTGCCCGCGCTGCCCTCGGGCGCCGTCGGCTACTTCGAGGGGGCCGGGGACCCGGTCGGCGCGGCGCACACCGCACCGACCGGTGGGTGA